The Polyangium aurulentum genomic interval TGCACGCGCCGGCAGGAGCGTGTCGAGCAGGACGAAGGCGAGAAGCGGCGCCGCGATCCCGCGCGCGCGCGGCGAGAGCATCGCGATCACGGCGCCCATGGCCGCGATGAGCAGCGACACCACGCCGACCTCGCGGCCCCACGCGGCGAGGCTCGTCAGCCGCGGCCCGGCCACGTCGAAGCCCGTCAGGTCCGCGGCCGACAGAGCGCGCCCCACGTCTGCGAACGCCCTCGGCGCGAGAGGTCGCACCGCGAGAGGCACGAGCAGCAGCGCCGCCACCGCGAGCGCCGCGCCCCCTCCCGCGAGCGCGAGCCTCGGCGAGGGGAGGGCCGCGCGCACCTTCTGACGCAGCGAGCCACGCCCGAACGGCAGCCTGTCCGCGAGCAGGATCGACAGCGAGCCCGCGAGCGCAGCGAGACCGGCAGGCGGGCTCTCGGCGAACGTCGCGCCCGCGAGCGCACCGAAGAGCAGCACGCCGAGCACCGGAGCCGCGCCGATCGCGCGCAGAGACGAGATCGCAGCGCCCACCGTGGCGAGCCCGAGCGCCGTCGCGATCATCGCCCCGCCGCCCACCGTCGCCTCGCGCTGCCACGTGGGCGACAGGGTCGCGGTGAGGGTCGCGAGCGCCGCGAGCAGCGAGGCGAGGCCTGGCCCCGCGCCGATCGCGCGCAGAAGACGCCGCGCGAGCGCGAAGAGCAGCCACGCCGCCACCGCGAGCCCCAGGGCCGATCCGAGCGCAGCGCGGAACGTCCTCGCCCCGAGGGGCAAGAGGCCGAGCGCCTGGGTGACGATCGTCGACGCCCCGCCCCCGAGCCCCACCGACAGGAGGCCGAGATCGCGCAGGGCCGGCAAATCATCGCGCCACTGCCCGCTGCCCGCAGCGCGGCAGAGGGCGAGACCAAACGGCAGGGCCACGGCAAACAGGCGCAGGGCGCGCTCGTGCCACGCGAGGTCGGTCTCCGCGGGCGCTAGGGGCTCGGGCACCGCACCCGACTGCCAGAGGTCCGAGGCGCAGGCCAAGTTTCCAGCCGCGGCGCCATCTCGCCTTACCACCGCCCGCGGCAGTGGCACGTCTCACGCTTTTCGATGCGCGAAAGGGCGGCCGCCCGAGTTAGGCTTGCGCCCGCCCCCATGGCAAGCGCCGCGCGTGTCCTGGTCATCGACGACAGTCCCACCATCCTCAAGGTGGTCAGCGCGATCCTGGCGCGGCACGGATACGAGCCCACCAGCGCGCGCGACGGGCTCGCCGGCATCGAGCTCATCAAGAAGGGTCCGAAGTTCGACCTCGTCCTTCTCGACTTCGTGATGCCGCGGATGAACGGCTACCAGTTCTGCCGCGAGCTGCGCTCGAACCCCGCGCACCGCACGCTGCCCGTCGTGCTGATGAGCGCCAAGGGCGACAAGATCCGCGGCACGTTCGTCCAGCAAACGGGCGCCGTCGACGCAATCACGAAGCCGTTCGACGCGCGCGCTCTCGTCGCCGTCGTCGAGGGCGCGCTCGCCAAGACCGCCGAGGGCCGCCAGCGCCCCATCCCCGAGGGCGAGAAGATGCCCGAGGAGGACGCGATCCCCGTCGAGAGCATGCCGCGCCCGAGCATCCAGGCGCGCAACGCCAAGCAGCGCGCCGGCGTGGAGTTCGCGCAGCAGGTCGCGACGGCGCTCGTGCCCTCGATCCTCGCGCTCTCGCCGGAGGACCGCGCGAGCGAAGCCTCGGTGATGGCCGCCGTCGCGCGCGCGATGACGCAGGACGTGCTCGCGAGCCTCGCGCTCACCTTGAAGGACTTCGAGCTCGCCGAGGGCGTGCGCGAGGCCATGTCGGGCGACCTCGCCGCCGTGCCGCTCGCCGAGATCCTCCAGGTGCTCGGCATGCAGCGCCAGACCGGCGTCCTGCACGTCACCAACAACCGCACCGCGATCACCATCTCGATGCGGCAGGGCTACATCGACTTCGTCCAGTCGCGCGGCGCCTCCGACGAGTACCGGCTCGGCCGCTACTTCCTCGAGAAGGGCGTCCTGTCGCGCGAGCAGCTCGATGGCCTGCTGAGCGAGCTGCGCGGGACGAAGAAGCTGCTCGGCGAGGAGCTCGTCAACCGCGAGCTCGTCAGCCGCGAGGTGCTGGTCGAGGCGCTGCAGAAACAGACCAGCGAGCTGATTTACGACATGCTCCGCTGGCCCTACGGCCGCTTCTCCTTCACCAAGGAGGCGTTCCGCCCCGAGGCGGACATGGCCAAGCTCGGGCTCGGCGTGAGCGCGCTCGTGCTCGAGGGCTTCCGCCGCGTCGACGAGTGGCGGCTGATGGAGGGCACGATCAACTTCGATCAGGTCCTCGTGGTCGACAACATCGCGCTCGAGAGCCTCGCGCCGGGGCAGCTCTCGCGGACCGAGCAGCTCGTGCTCGACGCGGTCAACGGCCAGCGCACCGTGAGCGAGATCGTCAAGGAGAGCACCGTGGGCTCGTTCGACGCGGTGAAGGTCATCTATCAGTTCATGCAATCGCGCCTGCTGAGACCGCGCGCGACGTGAGGTAGCCGTGCGACGAGGGGGGGTCATCGTGCGCGTCGGGTCGGGACACGTGCTCGTGCCCGAGGAGGTCGTGCGCGGCGTGGTCATGCTGCCGTCGATCACGCCCGTCGAGGGGCTCCTGTCGCCCGCGGCCGGCGTCGGGCTCGCGAACGGCGAGGTCGTGGTGGTGCTCTGCCTCGACCCGGCAGGACTGTCGCTCTCGTGCCGTGACGAGCGCACCATCGCGGTCTCGTGCAACGTGCTCGGCAACCACGTCGCGCTCGTCGGCGGCGCGGTCGTGGCCGCGGGCATGTTCGAGCTCGAGGGCGAGGGGCGCGTGCGTTGGGGTGAAGAGCTGGTGGACCTCGTCGACGTGAACGCGCTCTACGCCGAAGCCGAGGCCGCGCTCTGGGCCGATCGAACGAGCTTCGCGGAGGCCTCACCGTGAGCGCGCCGCGCCGAAGACGCTGGCTCGACGTGCTGCGGCGCGCCGCGCAACGCGAGGACGGAGGCGAGCCCGCCGCGCCTGGAGAGCCGACGCCGATCGACGCCGCGCTCTGGTCGGCGCACGGCGAAGCGCAGCGCGCGGTGGGCGATGCGGCCGAGAAGGCCGGGCGCGTGGTCGATGCGGCGGCGCGGCATCGGGTCGCGCTCGACGGCGCCTCGGAGCGCGCGGGCGCGATGGTCACGCACTCCGAGGGGCTCACGCTTGCGGCGACGCGCGTGGGCGACGCGCTCGAGCGGCTCGGCGTGGTCGCGCTGAACGCGGGGCTCGAGGGCGCGCGCACGGCAGAGCCGCAGGGCAAGGCGCTCTTGCTGCTGTCGGAGGAGATCCGATCGCACGTCTCGCGCGGGGCCGAGACGGCGCGCGATCTCGTCTCGGTGGTCGAGGAGCTCGCCTCGGAGACGGGGCAGATCCGCAAGGAGATCGAGGGCGCGCGCGCGGCGGCGGAGGAGACGGGGCAGGCGGCCGAGTCGCTCGGCGCGTCGCTCGGCCGCGCGCGACAGGCCCTCACGGATGCCGAGCGGCATCTCAAGCGCGCGACGGGCATCGACCCGGAGATGGCCCGCGCCATGTCGCTCGCCACCGAGCACGCGCGGGGCCTCCTGTCCGCGCTTTCGACGCTCTCGACGGCGAACCAGGCGAGGCCGCTGCTGCTCGGCGCGCTGCGTCCGGCGCTCGCGCCCCTGTCGCGCCTGCTTCGCGAGCTCTGGGAAGAGGGCGACGACGAGGGCGCGCGCTCGACCTCGCCACCTGGGGAAGGCGGCGGGGCGCTGCCGTGATCGGCGATCCCGAGATCGCGCGGCTGCTTCTCGAGGAGATCCGGCGGCACTGGCCGTCCCTGGCCGAAGGCGCCGACGCCGAGGAGCAGCGGCGCGCGCTGCACGCGCTCAAAGGCTCGGCGGGCAGCGCAGGCGAGCGTGCGCTGTGGGAGGCGCTCGCGCGCATCGAGCGCCGGCTCATCGATGGCGAGGACGAGGCCATGGCGGACGCGCGCCACGTTGTCGCGCAGGCGCGCGAGGCACTCGAGGAGGCCAAGCCTTTCCCTGCGCCCGCGTGGCCCGAGCCTCCCTGGGATCTGCGCGGCCGTCCGGTCGATCCCGCGCGGCGGGTCCGGTACGCGGCGGAGATGAGCGACAGGCTCGCGCGCATCGACGAGATGCTCGCGGTCGAGCTGCCCGAGCCCGAGGCCGCGGGCGCGATCTTCCGCGAGGTGCACGCGATGAAGGCCGCAGCGCTCGCGGCCGGTGACGAGGCGACGGCGTGGTTCTGCCACGGCCTCGAGGAGCGCACGCGCGAGGGGCAGAGGTCGACCGAGGGAGCGCGCCGCGCGATCGAGGAGACCGAGCGCTGGCGAGGCGTCCTCGGCGAGCTCGTGGCCGCTCCCGATCGCGCGGTGGAGATGCTGCGCCGCATCGCCGTCGAGCCCGCGCCGCGCATGAGCTCCCGCCTGCCTCCGCCCGCGCCCGTGCCCTCCGATCGGCCGCCGCGCACGACCTCGCGCCCTCCCGTCTCGGTCTCGCGTGAATTCGATCTCGAAGCGCACGTGCTCGCCTCGCGCCCGCCGCCCTCGACGTCCATCCAGGCGGCGGGCGCGCACGCGGAGCCCGAGCCGCG includes:
- a CDS encoding DUF4388 domain-containing protein; translation: MASAARVLVIDDSPTILKVVSAILARHGYEPTSARDGLAGIELIKKGPKFDLVLLDFVMPRMNGYQFCRELRSNPAHRTLPVVLMSAKGDKIRGTFVQQTGAVDAITKPFDARALVAVVEGALAKTAEGRQRPIPEGEKMPEEDAIPVESMPRPSIQARNAKQRAGVEFAQQVATALVPSILALSPEDRASEASVMAAVARAMTQDVLASLALTLKDFELAEGVREAMSGDLAAVPLAEILQVLGMQRQTGVLHVTNNRTAITISMRQGYIDFVQSRGASDEYRLGRYFLEKGVLSREQLDGLLSELRGTKKLLGEELVNRELVSREVLVEALQKQTSELIYDMLRWPYGRFSFTKEAFRPEADMAKLGLGVSALVLEGFRRVDEWRLMEGTINFDQVLVVDNIALESLAPGQLSRTEQLVLDAVNGQRTVSEIVKESTVGSFDAVKVIYQFMQSRLLRPRAT